One genomic window of Polyangium aurulentum includes the following:
- a CDS encoding acyl-CoA desaturase has protein sequence MAIALFFVGHWTLSVFFQTFFLHRYASHRMFTMSRGWERFFYLLTFVFQGSSFLVPRAYAILHRMHHAYSDGPKDPHSPRNHPNALAMMWATKTTYYNLAYRVVEPEARFEGGYPEWPLLDRIGGNWPARIAWGTAYGLFYVAFATHWWQFLLLPVHWLMGVIHGAIVNWCGHRYGYKNFEGGDDARNTLPFDFLTLGELFQNNHHRFGQSPNFAVRKFELDPSWLVIRLFAWLGIIDLGERPQTARMLDRAAAG, from the coding sequence ATGGCGATCGCGCTTTTCTTCGTCGGGCACTGGACCCTGTCCGTGTTCTTCCAAACCTTCTTTCTGCACCGCTATGCGTCGCATCGTATGTTCACGATGAGCCGGGGCTGGGAGAGGTTTTTCTATCTGCTCACGTTCGTCTTCCAGGGCTCGTCATTCCTGGTGCCGCGCGCCTACGCGATCTTGCACCGGATGCACCACGCATACAGCGATGGGCCCAAGGACCCGCACTCGCCGCGCAATCACCCGAACGCGCTCGCGATGATGTGGGCGACGAAGACGACCTATTACAATCTCGCCTATCGCGTCGTGGAGCCCGAGGCGCGCTTCGAGGGCGGCTATCCCGAGTGGCCGCTCCTCGACCGTATCGGCGGAAACTGGCCCGCCCGCATCGCCTGGGGCACGGCCTATGGCCTCTTCTACGTCGCATTCGCCACGCACTGGTGGCAGTTCTTGCTCCTGCCCGTCCACTGGCTCATGGGCGTCATTCACGGCGCCATCGTGAACTGGTGCGGTCACCGCTATGGATACAAGAACTTCGAGGGCGGCGACGACGCGCGCAATACCCTGCCCTTCGACTTTTTGACCCTCGGCGAGCTGTTCCAGAACAACCACCACCGCTTCGGCCAGAGCCCGAACTTCGCCGTGCGCAAGTTCGAGCTCGACCCGAGCTGGCTCGTCATCCGGCTCTTCGCCTGGCTCGGGATCATCGACCTCGGCGAGCGCCCGCAAACCGCGCGCATGCTCGACCGAGCCGCCGCAGGCTAG